In Nothobranchius furzeri strain GRZ-AD chromosome 19, NfurGRZ-RIMD1, whole genome shotgun sequence, the following are encoded in one genomic region:
- the tfap2e gene encoding transcription factor AP-2-epsilon isoform X2, which translates to MLIHTYSSMERADGLSGPPSGRLPQLSSLNQAAYSSAPPLCHTPASDFQPPYFPPPYPQSSLPYSQSQDSAYSHLSDPYPSINSIHQHQQAAWHSQRSHSDEGVLLSQSHRALSLDPRRDYPAVPRLLHGLGEGAAALGDGPLGMHLGHHGLEELQGMEEGSALGILDHSVIKKVPIPSKLNGSALSALSISKEGLGVGSVSNPAEVFCSVPGRLSLLSSTSKYKVTVGEVQRRLSPPECLNASLLGGVLRRAKSKNGGRCLRERLEKIGLNLPAGRRKAANVTLLTSLVEGEAVHLARDFGYVCETEFPARATAEFLCRQSDPDQLPTRRSMLLATKEVCKEFMDLMSQDRSPLGGSRPTPCLEPGIQGSLTHFSLLTHGFGTPAVCAALSAFQSYLMEAIKLLDKGDGGKGPRDKELKHRK; encoded by the exons ATGTTGATCCACACCTACTCGTCCATG GAGCGCGCAGACGGACTCAGCGGGCCTCCGAGTGGCCGCCTCCCGCAGCTGTCTTCCCTGAACCAGGCTGCCTACTCATCGGCCCCCCCGCTCTGCCACACGCCGGCCTCGGACTTCCAGCCTCCCTACTTCCCTCCCCCCTACCCGCAGTCCTCGCTGCCGTACTCCCAGAGCCAGGACTCGGCCTACTCCCACCTGTCGGACCCCTACCCCTCCATCAACTCCATCCATCAGCACCAGCAGGCCGCCTGGCACTCCCAGAGGTCACACTCCGATGAGGGGGTGCTGCTGTCTCAGTCTCACCGGGCTCTGAGCCTGGACCCCCGCCGAGACTATCCCGCCGTCCCGCGGCTGCTGCACGGCCTCGGGGAGGGGGCCGCGGCGCTGGGGGACGGACCTCTGGGGATGCACCTGGGCCACCACGGCCTCGAGGAGCTGCAG gGGATGGAGGAAGGATCAGCCCTGGGCATCCTAGACCACTCAGTCATTAAAAAAG TTCCCATCCCATCCAAACTGAACGGCTCGGCTCTGTCGGCGCTGTCCATCAGCAAAGAGGGTCTGGGTGTTGGCTCCGTGTCAAATCCAGCTGAGGTCTTCTGTTCGGTTCCTGGTCGCCTGTCACTGCTAAGCTCCACCTCCAAATACAAGGTGACTGTGGGCGAGGTGCAGCGCCGCCTCTCTCCACCCGAGTGCCTCAACGCTTCTCTGCTGGGAGGTGTCCTGCGCAG GGCTAAGTCAAAGAATGGTGGCCGCTGTCTCAGAGAGCGTCTAGAGAAGATTGGCCTCAACCTGCCCGCTGGGCGACGCAAGGCTGCTAACGTTACCTTGCTGACATCTCTGGTGGAGg GTGAGGCTGTCCACTTGGCACGGGACTTCGGCTACGTCTGTGAGACGGAGTTCCCAGCCAGAGCCACAGCGGAATTTCTGTGTCGGCAGAGTGATCCGGATCAGCTGCCGACCCGACGCAGCATGCTGCTGGCCACGAA GGAGGTCTGTAAGGAGTTCATGGACCTGATGTCCCAGGACCGCTCCCCCCTGGGTGGAAGCCGACCCACCCCCTGCCTGGAGCCGGGGATCCAGGGCAGTCTGACCCACTTCAGCCTGCTGACCCACGGGTTCGGAACCCCCGCCGTCTGTGCGGCGCTCTCCGCCTTCCAGAGCTACCTGATGGAGGCCATCAAGCTGCTGGACAAAGGAGACGGAGGGAAGGGTCCCCGTGACAAGGAGCTCAAGCACCGCAAGTAG
- the tfap2e gene encoding transcription factor AP-2-epsilon isoform X1 has protein sequence MLWKSRSKTEVAQERADGLSGPPSGRLPQLSSLNQAAYSSAPPLCHTPASDFQPPYFPPPYPQSSLPYSQSQDSAYSHLSDPYPSINSIHQHQQAAWHSQRSHSDEGVLLSQSHRALSLDPRRDYPAVPRLLHGLGEGAAALGDGPLGMHLGHHGLEELQGMEEGSALGILDHSVIKKVPIPSKLNGSALSALSISKEGLGVGSVSNPAEVFCSVPGRLSLLSSTSKYKVTVGEVQRRLSPPECLNASLLGGVLRRAKSKNGGRCLRERLEKIGLNLPAGRRKAANVTLLTSLVEGEAVHLARDFGYVCETEFPARATAEFLCRQSDPDQLPTRRSMLLATKEVCKEFMDLMSQDRSPLGGSRPTPCLEPGIQGSLTHFSLLTHGFGTPAVCAALSAFQSYLMEAIKLLDKGDGGKGPRDKELKHRK, from the exons ATGTTGTGGAAGTCCCGATCTAAGACCGAAGTCGCGCAG GAGCGCGCAGACGGACTCAGCGGGCCTCCGAGTGGCCGCCTCCCGCAGCTGTCTTCCCTGAACCAGGCTGCCTACTCATCGGCCCCCCCGCTCTGCCACACGCCGGCCTCGGACTTCCAGCCTCCCTACTTCCCTCCCCCCTACCCGCAGTCCTCGCTGCCGTACTCCCAGAGCCAGGACTCGGCCTACTCCCACCTGTCGGACCCCTACCCCTCCATCAACTCCATCCATCAGCACCAGCAGGCCGCCTGGCACTCCCAGAGGTCACACTCCGATGAGGGGGTGCTGCTGTCTCAGTCTCACCGGGCTCTGAGCCTGGACCCCCGCCGAGACTATCCCGCCGTCCCGCGGCTGCTGCACGGCCTCGGGGAGGGGGCCGCGGCGCTGGGGGACGGACCTCTGGGGATGCACCTGGGCCACCACGGCCTCGAGGAGCTGCAG gGGATGGAGGAAGGATCAGCCCTGGGCATCCTAGACCACTCAGTCATTAAAAAAG TTCCCATCCCATCCAAACTGAACGGCTCGGCTCTGTCGGCGCTGTCCATCAGCAAAGAGGGTCTGGGTGTTGGCTCCGTGTCAAATCCAGCTGAGGTCTTCTGTTCGGTTCCTGGTCGCCTGTCACTGCTAAGCTCCACCTCCAAATACAAGGTGACTGTGGGCGAGGTGCAGCGCCGCCTCTCTCCACCCGAGTGCCTCAACGCTTCTCTGCTGGGAGGTGTCCTGCGCAG GGCTAAGTCAAAGAATGGTGGCCGCTGTCTCAGAGAGCGTCTAGAGAAGATTGGCCTCAACCTGCCCGCTGGGCGACGCAAGGCTGCTAACGTTACCTTGCTGACATCTCTGGTGGAGg GTGAGGCTGTCCACTTGGCACGGGACTTCGGCTACGTCTGTGAGACGGAGTTCCCAGCCAGAGCCACAGCGGAATTTCTGTGTCGGCAGAGTGATCCGGATCAGCTGCCGACCCGACGCAGCATGCTGCTGGCCACGAA GGAGGTCTGTAAGGAGTTCATGGACCTGATGTCCCAGGACCGCTCCCCCCTGGGTGGAAGCCGACCCACCCCCTGCCTGGAGCCGGGGATCCAGGGCAGTCTGACCCACTTCAGCCTGCTGACCCACGGGTTCGGAACCCCCGCCGTCTGTGCGGCGCTCTCCGCCTTCCAGAGCTACCTGATGGAGGCCATCAAGCTGCTGGACAAAGGAGACGGAGGGAAGGGTCCCCGTGACAAGGAGCTCAAGCACCGCAAGTAG